TATGACCTTTACGAGGACGGGCTGAAGATATATACCACTATCGACTCGAAGCTGCAGCAATATGCCGAGGAAGCGGTTGCCCAAAAAATGAAGATGCTGCAAAAGCGTTTTAACAACTTGTGGGGTAATAAAAACCCATGGAGAGATTCGAAAGGTGTAGAGATAAAAGACTTTTTGCTAAAAGCCGAGCAAAGGCTGCCTATATATAAGCTGCTGAGTAAAAAGTATAACGGCGATACTACACAAATAAACGCCTACTTTACCCGTAAAAAGAAAATGAACGTATTTACCTGGGCGGGCGACAGGGATACCACTTTCTCCAGCGTAGATTCTATTAAATATTACACCAAAATACTAAACACTGGTATGATGACCATGGAGCCATCAACCGGTAAAATAAAGGTTTGGGTTGGCGGTATCGACCATAAGTACTTTAACTACGACCACGTTAACCAAAGCAAACGCCAGGCAGGTTCAACATTTAAGCCTTTTGCCTATGTTACGGCCTTAGATAATGGCTTTACCCCTTGCGATAAGTTTACTGATAAACCGGTGACCATTAAATATACTGATAACGGCAAACCCGATGTTTGGCAGCCTAATAATGCCGATTTCCACTTCTCGTACCGCGAAATGTCGTTGCGTTGGGCTATGGGTAAATCGGTAAATTCCATCACCGCGCAGGTTACCGAACATGTGGGTTGGGATAAAATAGTTGAATATGCGCACAAAATTGGTATCGAAAGTCCATTAAAATCCGTACCATCAGTATCATTAGGGTCTAATGATGTATCGGTATTCGAAATGGTGCGTGCTTACAGTACATTTTTAAATAAAGGCGAAAAGGTAGACCCCCTGCTGGTAACAAAAATTACCGATCAGCGTGGTGATGTTATACAGGAGTTTACCTTGAAGGCCGAGCGTGTTTTAAGCGAAGAAACAGCCTGGCTAATGTTATATATGTTCCGTGGCGGTATGGAAGAACCGGGCGGTACTTCGCAGGCTTTATGGGAATACCCCGGCTTATGGAAAAAGAACAACCAGATAGGCGGTAAAACAGGTACATCAAGCGATTATGTAGATGGCTGGTACATGGGCATAACCAAGGATCTGGTAACCGGTATTTGGGTGGGTGCCGATGACCGTAGCGTACACTTTACCACATCCGAAACCGGCGAAGGCTCGCATACAGCCTTACCTATATTTGGCGCGTTTATGGAAAAGGTTTACGCCGACCCAAAATCCGGGTATACATACGGGCCATTCCCAAAACCATGGGTAAAAATTACTAAGGAGTATATGTGCCCGTCGCCCGAGATACGCGAAGACACTACCAGCACCGATAGCCTGAGCATCCCTTTAGATTCGGCAGGTTTAGTGCCACCTGCTGCACCTACAACCGAAGAAAACCCGGATACCAAGCAACCAACGCCTTAATAAATATGTATTTTAAGGCAAGTTATATTTAATTAAATTAGCAATTATTCTGTAAACAGGCTTATGAATAAACGTTACACGATCAATATCCCCCTAAAATATTTCGTAGTGCTGGTTTGCCTTATTGCAGGTTCGCTGTTTAACCAGCAGGCTAAGGCTCAGTATTTTGGGCAAAACAAGGTGCGCTATAAAAACCTTAAGTTCCAGGTTTTTAAAACCCCCCACTTCGAGATCTACTATTACATGAAAAATGATAGTTTGATCAAGCGTTTTGCACAGGAGAGCGAGTTGTGGTATACGTTGCATCAGCAAATTTTCCGTGATACATTTAGCAAGCCAAATCCTATCATTCTTTATAATAACCACCCCGATTTTCAGCAAACCACGGCTATTGACGGCGAAATAAGTGTAGGTACCGGTGGTATTACCGAAGGCTTAAAAAACCGCGTGGTAATGCCCGTGATGGAAACCAACCAAACCACGCGCCACGTGTTGGGGCACGAATTGGTGCACGCCTTTCAATACCACACACTGTTAGGTAAAGACTCGTCGAATTTTGAAAATATAGGCAACCTGCCCCTTTGGATGATAGAGGGTATGGCCGAATACCTGTCCTTAGGTAAAAAGGATGCCTATACCGCCATGTGGATGCGGGATGCCTATTTAAACCACGATATACCCTCGGTAAGGGACCTTACTGAGAGCAACAAATACTTCCCTTATCGTTATGGCGAGGCTTTTTGGTCGTACTTAGGCTCAACCTATGGCGATACCATTATTGTGCCCTTCTTTAAAAATGTGGCGCGTTACGGGCTTGATTATGGCATAAGGCGCACCTTTGGTTATGATGATAAAACACTTTCGCGCTTGTGGAAAAACTCAATAGAATCTACCTACAAGCCGCTTTTAAAAGATACTTTACAAACCCCTGTTGGTAAACGCTTAATTGACGAGAAGGTAGGTGGTGATTTAACTGTAGCCCCCGCAGTTAGTCCCGATGGTAAATACCTCGCTTTTTTATCCTCAAAAAGTTTATTCAGTATCGATCTGTACTTATCTGATGCCAAAACGGGCCGCGTTATTAAACGGCTCACCAGTAAAATATCTAACACGCATATAGATGAGTTTAACTTTATTGAGTCTGCCGGCGCGTGGTCGCCGGATAGTAAAAAGTTTGCATTTAGCGTATTTAGCAAAGGCCGTAACCGCATGCTGGTTGTTGATGTGCCCGACGGGCGAATACTGGATGATGTATCAATGGGTAAAGCCGAGCAGTTTAGTAACCTATCGTGGTCGCCGGATGGTAATAACATCGTTTTCCAGGGCTTGTCCGAGGGTCAGGGCGATCTGTACATGTACAGCTTTGATTCAAAAAAGGTTACCCAGTTAACCAACGATAAGTATTCTGATTATCAGCCTAACTTTTCGCGCGATGGCAAAAAGATCATATTTTCTACAGACAGGGCTACGTATGATACCAAATTATCGCAAGAGATAACTTTTAACCTTGCCGAGCTGGATTTAGCCACCCGTAAGGTTATCGATATAAAAGTGTTTACCGGCGCCAACAACCTTAACCCCGTATATTCGTCAGATGGTTCGCAGGTTTACTTCCTGTCTAACAGGGATGGTTACCGCAATATGTACCGTTATACGTTTAGCAGCGGCAAGGTTGAACAACTTACCGAGCTTTTTACCGGTATTTGCGGCATTACCGAGTTTTCGCCCGCGCTTAGCCTGTCGGCTACTAATGATGTGGTCTACTCCTACTACCGTAAGCAAAAATATGCTATCTATAATGCCAATGTAAGCGATTTTAAACCCGTTGTTATTGAGCCCGGTAACACCAACTTTGAGGCGGCAATGCTGCCTCCTACCCGCTCAGTTGGCGTCGACCTTATTAATGCCAACCTTAACAATTACCTGGCTTATAAGAAGCTGCCGGTCGACTCGATACAGGCTATTCCCTACAAACCCAAGTTTAAGCTTGATTATTTGGCCAGTAATGGTATCGGCGCTTCGGTAGGCTCATATGGTACAGGTCTGTCGAGCGGCGTACAGGGCGTGTTTAGCGATATTTTGGGACGTAACCAAATATATGCCGGGGCTGCAGTAAACGGCGAGATATACGATTTTGGGGGCCAGGTAGTTTATATAAACCAACAGGGCCGCTGGAATTTTGGCGTGGGGGCATCGCACATCCCTTATCAATCGGGTACCTACGGATATAATATTACTACTATACCTTATAAGGACGATAAAGGAAACGCTATACAACTACCGGTTTACGAAGAGCATACCGACATTATACGCACGTTTGAGGATGCGGTGCAATTGTTTACATCGTACCCTTTGTCGCGTTCAACACGTTTTGAAGTGGGTACAGGCGCGGCACGTTATTCGTACCGTGTAGACCGCTACAGCTATTATTACCAATACGACTCGACCACTAACGCAATAGGCGGCGTGGTAGATTACCGTAAACACAAAATATCCCGCGATCAGTTTAAGAACGAGACAGGGTACGATCTTAAGCCCTTCGCTATTTACCATTTAAATACGGCCCTGGTTGGCGATAATTCGGTATTTGGTATTGCTGCCCCATTAGATGGTTACAGGTACCGCTTAGAAGCCGAATACAACTTTGGTACCTATCAGTTCTTCTCTCCAACTATCGATCTGCGCAAATACGTACGGGTAGCACCGGTAACATTTGCCGCGCGTTTATATGGTTACGGGCGTTTTGGCAATAATAACACACAGGGCCTTTACCCATTGTATGTTGGCTATCCATTCCTGATAAGGGGTTACGAGGCACAGTCGTTTTATAATTCAAACAGCACACCAACCAATAACTTCACTATCGACCAACTATCGGGTAACCATATAGCGGTAGCCAATTTTGAGATGAGGCTGCCTTTTACCGGCCCCGAAAAACTATCGGTGATCAAATCAAAATTCCTGTTTAGCGACCTTAATATATTTTTTGATGCCGGGTTAGCCTGGAATAATGGCGATAAGATACAAGCTAAATTAAACCCCGACTTTTTAGGCAATGTGCCTGTGGTTGATAATAATGGCGCCCCGGTGTTAGATGGTAACGGCAACCCTACCCTTACACCTAAGTATAGCCGTGTACCCGCACTAAGCGCAGGTATATCATTAAGGGTGAATATATTTGGCTACTTTGTATTAGAACCGTATTACGCCATACCGTTTAACCGGTCAGACGTACGCAAGCCGGTGTTTGGTTTAACCTTTGCACCGGGTTGGTAACCTAACAAAGAAGGCGCTTAAATAAGCGCCTTCTTTGTTATATAATATAATCAGACTTAGGGATGACATCCAAACAATTATCCTTTGCGTAAATTTAGGTATTATGAAAAAATCGATATTAGCAATACTTATAATAAGCATATGCGCGGCATTTGGCTGCGATAATTCAAACGGCCAAACAGCCAAAGGCCAGCAGGAAAAACGCAGGTTGGCCAAGCCTGATGCGGAGTGGAAGAAAACACTTACCGATAACCAGTATTACATAATGGTAAAACAGGGAACCGAGCCGCCTTATAAAAACGCTTATTGGAATAACCACGAAAAAGGCGTTTATGTAAGCGCCGCCACGGGCGAAGTGTTATTTAGCTCGGAAGATAAATTTGATAGTGGTACGGGCTGGCCAAGTTTTGTTAAAGCAGTTGACCCCAACAAGGTGGAGATAGTGCGCGATAACAGCTTTGGCATGACCCGCGATGAGGTTGTTGAAAAAAGTACAGGCTTACACCTTGGCCATGTATTTGATGACGGCCCTGCAGACAGGGGCGGCAAAAGATTTTGCATGAACAGCGGTGCGTTAAAATTTATTAAAAAGTAACAGCCCTGCGTACCGGTTGTATTGAAGGCCTTGCGTTAAAAGCGTAGGGCCTTGTTTTTATCCCATTTTCAAAATTAAGGCCTATAGTAAGGTCAACCCAATCAGGATTTACCGGGCGTATCATTTTTTCTTTTTGCGGGCGAGTAAAAGTACTAACTGTTTTAAAGCGTTCCATTGCCTGTGCCTCGGTGTTTATCTCTTCAAAATATACTAAACGGTTTAGCTGTTGTGCGCTGTCGAAAAATAAGGTGGGCATTTCGCTGTAAAACTTAATGGTCTTTAATAGATCTGTGCACATGCCAACGTGTAAATTTTTCCTGTTTCTGTCTGTGATAATATAAACGAACCTCTTCATTTGATAAAAAAATTTGCTGATTAAAAAATAATTACTAATTTTATGAGCATAAAAATACTAACTATTTTAGCAATTCCAAATATTTATGTCAAATATTTCAAAAAATATAAAGTTTCTTAGAAAAAAGAAAGGCCTAACACAACAGCAATTTGCTGATCAGGTAGGCATAAAACGTTCATTAGTAGGTGCATACGAAGAAGAACGTGCCGAGCCTAAATATGAATTACTAAAAGAATTAGCATTGTTTTTTGATATCTCATTAGATGATTTTATCAACGAAACCATCGATGAAAAGTGGGCGCCGAAGCCAAAAGGCAACCCTGCAAACCTAAGAGTGCTAAGTATTTCGGTAGATAAAGACGATAACGAGAACATTGAACTGGTACCTTTAAAGGCTAGCGCTGGATATTTAAACGGTTACGCCGACCCCGAATATGTGGCGCAAATGCCAAAACTATACCTGCCTATGTTTAAGCAGGGCACCTACCGCGCTTTCGAGATAAAGGGCGATTCGATGCTGCCTTTGGTATCGGGTACTATTATAGTAGGCGAATACCAGGAAAACTGGGCCGATGTTAAAGCCGGCGAAACTTATGTGATCATATCAAAAAGCGAGGGCATTGTATACAAGCGTGCCGGTAACAAGTTTAAAGACAATAAAAAATTAAAGTTGGTATCTGATAACCCCGTTTACGAACCCTACGAAATAATGGCCGAAGATGTATTAGAGGTATGGAAAGCTAAGGCATACATATCTACCCATATGCCTATGCCTACCCCCGAGCCTACCATGGAAAGCCTAACCACCATGATGGCCCAGATGCAACGCTCAATAGCCGGCTTAAAGGGAAATAATTAGGTTAAAAGTTTAAAAAGTTACAAGGGTTGTAATGGTTAAAGAGGTTTAAAGTCCTATACCATTACAGCCCTTTTTCTTTTAAAGATCCATTTTAGTCCGCTACCCCAACAAAGCAACAATTAAGTTACAAGGTTGCTATTAAACTATTGCAAGCTATCTTTATCATAACATCAATTAAAAACTAAAAATTTATTTATGAAAAAAGTGATGATGATCTGCTTGTTCCTGATAGGGATATCGGCAGTAAGCCGCGCGCAAGGCGGCGGTATGAGAATGGCTCCTGCAGACAGGGCTAAACAAATTCAAACCCAATTAAAACTTAGCGACGACCAGACAGCTAAAATTACAGCTATTTACGAGGCACAAAGCAAGCAAATAGATAGTTTGCGTAACGCAGGTGGCGACAGATCGGCTTTTCGCCCGTTGATGGAAGCAACCAATACCAAAGTTAAAGCGGTATTAACTGCCGACCAGGCAGCTGCCTACCAAAAATGGATGGACGAAAGACGCGCCCAACGTGGTGGCGGTGGCGGCGGTGCCCCATCAAACAAGTAATTTGATATTAATTATAATAAGAAAGGCGGCGATTGGCCGCTTTTCTTATTTTTGGCCTGTTTTAATTATACGTTATGCAGGGTAAACCATTATTTGTTACAGGTATAGGTACAGGGATAGGCAAAACCGTGGTTTCGGCGATACTGGTTGAGCACCTGAAGGCCGATTACTGGAAACCCATCCAATCCGGCGACCTGGACGATTCTGACACTAAAAAGGTAAAAAGCCTGGTTACTAATAGCGTTTCGGTTTTTCATCCCGAGGCTTATACTTTAACCCAACCCTACTCGCCCCATAAATCAGCTGCGCTGGATGGTATCAGTATTGATGAAAGGCAAATCATCCTGCCACAAACGGATAACCACTTAATTATTGAAGGCGCAGGCGGCCTGATGGTGCCGTTGAACAATCACTTTTTGATGATAGACCTGATAAAACAATTGGGTGCCGAAGTGATATTGGTATCGCAAAATTATTTAGGCAGCATAAACCACACGCTCTTATCTATTGATACCCTAAAACAGCGTAATATACCCGTCAAAGGCATCATATTTAATGGTGATACCGATAGCTATTCTGAGGATTATATCCTCTCTTACGCCGCTGTAAAACTTTTGGGGCGCATACCAATGCTGACTGACATTAGCAAAAACGAAGTAGCCAAAATAGCCGGCAACATCAGCCTGTAATTACTGTGAGTTATAATAAGTGATAATTGCAGCCAGGTCTGTATCAGATTTAAAGTTGAGCTTACCTGCATCAGCATAGCCTTTTATTTGCTCCTGTTTATTTGGTAAGGCAGCCAGTATAGATTTCCTGTCGTTTTTAACCTGTACTGCCTTGCCATTGTTTACAAGATAATATCTCACATCCTCCTGAAAACTTTTTGTTTTAGTGGCCGAATTGAACGCCTGTGTCTCCAACACTACTTTACTTGTTTTTTTGATCAGCTGCACGCCGCCATCAGCTAATACCTCAAAATAACTATTAGGTGTGGTTTTGGCAATGCCGGCAAAGCCTTTACGAAAATAGCGCAGCTTATCCGGCCCGGCAAGTGTAAATTCTTTAACGGTATCTACAAAGCTCAGCGGTTCGTCGTTTTTATCTGCAAAGTATAATTCATCGGCAACAATGTCATACTTAAGCTTAACACCAATAATGCTTTTACCATTGGCAAATTTTACCGTTCCGGTTTGCCAGTCGTCGTTTAAATAGGGCGAGCCTTCTACGTCGGTATAGGTTTGGGTTAGTATTGGCTTGCCGCTAATGTCGTTCCTGAATTGTGCATTAGCTGCATTTATATTGATCAGACAACATAGCATTATAAAAACGGTGCGTAGGTACTTCATGTATACAAGTTAGTTAAAATACATTTAAGTAAATATTCAGATTATTATAAATTTACCCAATGAAAAACATAACAGTTATAGGTTCGGGCACTATGGGTAACGGTATTGCCCATACCTTTGCGCAAAACGGCTTTAATGTATCGCTTGTTGATATTAATAACGATGCATTGCAAAAAGCATTGCAAACCATAGCCGGAAACCTTGACCGCCAGATAAAAAAAGGCACTATTGACGAAGCTGCCAAAACCGCTACCTTAAATAATATTAAAACCTATACGGATATAAAGCAAGGTGCCGCCACTGCCGACCTGGTAGTTGAAGCCGCCACCGAGAACCGCGAAATTAAGCTGAACCTCTTTAAACAACTTAGTGAAGTTTGCAAAACTGATACTATACTGGCCTCAAATACTTCATCAATATCCATTACCGAAATAGCATCCGTTACCGGCAACCCGGGTAATGTGATAGGAATGCACTTTATGAACCCCGTACCTGTGATGAAACTGGTTGAGGTGATACGCGGCTATGCCACCACCGACGAGGTGACCCAAACTATTATGGCTTTATCCGAAACCTTGGGTAAATCGCCGGTTGAGGTGAACGATTACCCCGGCTTTGTTGCTAACCGCATACTAATGCCCATGATAAACGAGGCCATTTACACCCTATTTGAAGGTGTAGCAGGCGTATCCGAGATAGATACTGTTATGAAACTGGGCATGGCCCACCCTATGGGCCCACTGCAATTGGCCGACTTTATTGGGCTGGATGTTTGCCTAGCTATACTAAAAGTACTGCACAATGGCTTTGGTAACCCTAAATATGCCCCCTGCCCTTTGCTGGTTAATATGGTTACTGCCGGGCATCTGGGTGTAAAATCGGGCAGCGGTTTTTATAAATATACCGCCGGAAGCAAAGACCTTTTGGTAGCGGATAAATTTGCCTAAGTGCCTTGTCTAACAGGTTGGATATATATTAATCCAAAACTTTCTTTTTTGAGCCTGTGTTACTGTCTGTATAAAAACATAAAGTAGTTTTTCTGCAAACTGCCCACTAATAACTGCAAACTACATGCGCTCCGGTACATCTATACCTAATAGGCTCATACCCCTGCTGATCACTTTTGCTGATGCTGCAGATAGTTGCAATCTAAACTGTTTTAACCGCTCTTCTTCGGCTTGTATAATAGGTTTCTCGTGGTAAAACTTATTATAGGTTTTGGCCAGTTCGTAAACATAGTTGGCCACTAACGCGGGGCTATGGCTTTCAGCGGCTTCTAATATAATAGCCGGGAACTTGGTTAAGGTAACAATAAGGTCGCGTTCAATAGCATCTAATTCGGCCACATTGTTGGTGCCGCCTGCCGGGCTATACCCTGCCCTGCTCATTACCGATTTGATACGGGCATGCGTATACTGAATAAATGGCCCTGTATGTCCCTGAAGATCTACCGACTCGTTAGGGTCAAACAACAGGCGTTTTTTTGGATCAACCTTTAATAAAAAGTATTTTAAAGCGCCCATGCCAATCGTATGGTACAGCTTAGCCTTTTCTTCTTCGGTAAAGCCATCTACCTTACCCATTGCCTCGGTAGTATCAGCTGCGGTTTTATACATATCGGCCATCAGGTCATCGGCATCAACCACCGTTCCCTCGCGTGATTTCATCTTACCCGAAGGCAGATCGACCATACCGTAAGATAAGTGATAAAGACCTTTTGCCCAGTTTTTGCCCAGTTTTTGCAGTATTAAAAACAATACTTTAAAGTGGTAGTCCTGCTCGTTACCTACTACATAGATGGATTCGTCCATCTTAAAATCATTATATTTTAGCTGCGCGGTACCCAAATCCTGTGTAATATATACCGATGTGCCGTCTGCGCGTAACACCAGCTTCTGGTCAAGGCCATCTTCGGTAAGGTCTATCCATACAGATCCATCATCTTTTTTAAAGAATACGCCTTTTTGCAAGCCTTCTTCAACAATATCTTTACCCAACAGGTAAGTGTTGCTTTCGTAGTAAAACTTATCGAAGCTTACACCCATGGTTTTGTAGGTTTCGGCAAAGCCTGCGTATACCCAACCATTCATGGTTTTCCAAAGGTTTATTACAGCCTCGTCTCCGGCTTCCCATTGCAGCAGCATTTGCTGGGCTTTTTTAATTAGGGGCGCGTTCTTTTTAGCATCGTCTTCGGTTTGGCCTTCTTCCACCAGTTCCTGTATTTGCTGTTTGTAGGCTTTATCAAACCAAACATAGTATTTACCGGCAAGGTGGTCGCCTTTTAAGCCCGATGATTCGGGGGTTTCGCCATTGCCAAACTCCTGCCAGGCCAGCATCGATTTACAAATGTGTATTCCCCTGTCGTTCACCAAATTAACCATGCTTACCTCATGGCCCGCTGCAGCTAATATCTGCGATAGCGAATAACCTAACAGGTTGTTACGCACATGGCCCAAATGCAGGGGCTTGTTGGTATTTGGCGATGAATACTCTACCATCACCTTTTTGCCTGTAGGCTTAGCAACAGCAAAGTTATCGGCCAATATTTCGGTATGCAATTTGTCTATCCAAAAAGCATCGGTAATAGCAATATTTAAAAAGCCTTTAACTACGTTAAAAGCAGCTATTTGTGGTAATATATTTTTAAGGTATTCGCCTATTTCGGTACCGGTTTGCTCGGGGCCTTTTCGCGATACTTTAGTATAGGGGAAGGTAACCAGGGTAACTTGTCCCTCAAATTCTTTGCGGGTTTCCTGCAGGTTAACATATTTGGCAGCAATATCGGTTTGGTATAAATCTTTAACGGCCTTAACAACAGCCTCAATAATAAAATCCATCGCGCAAAAATAGTTATTTAGTCCGAAAGTCGGGAAAGCTGCAAACGGCCTCTTACCAATCCTCGCACTTTACAGACTAAACTGCTACCTTTGTTTACTCTTATAACCCTTTATGATTCTAAAAAATAACGATTTTAAGTTAGATGTAACATCCGAAATTGGCAACTTGCGTGTGCTTTTGGTGCATAGTCCCGATAGTGGTTTAGGTAAAGTTGTGCCCTCAAAGGCACAGGATTGGCTTTTTGAGGATATTGTACACTTGGATACCATGCGCCGTAAAGAGTACGATTACTACATTAAACTGCTGATGTACTTTTTAGACCCCGCAAAAATAAAAGGTAAGCTGAGTGAAATTGACAGCCGGAAAACTAAACGTGCCTTTTTCAAGCCAGACAACGCGGGTTTTCATAACTCTGATAAGGTTGTAGAGATACAAACCCTGCTAAGCGATATTTTACAACAAACCGATATACGTAAAAAGCTGGTGGCCGCTGTATGCGCTATAGAAAGCTGCAATTATCGCCTGCAATTGCAACTAATAGATACCGACCCGGTTGAATTAGCTAAAATATTTATATCGGGTTCGTTAAGCGATGATACCATGATATTTGCCCCGATACCGAATATGATATTCTCCCGGGATATTGGTATTGCTATTAATAACCATATGCTGCTTAACAAGCCGGCCAAAAAGGCCCGTGCCCGCGAAACGCTGCTGGTGAGGTATATTTTCTTTAATCACCCTTTGTTTGAGGGCTACCGCGATAATATTTTAGAGATACCCGATACCATTCAGCACTTTTTAAGGCCCGGTGAGGCACAGGAAGAAAAAACCACCTTAGAGGGTGGCGACGTGATGATGGTTGCCCCAGAGCATCTGTTAATAGGTTGTAGCGAGCGTACATCTGTTAGCGGTGCCAATGAAGCTATTAAACTACTGTTTGCTAACAATGTGGTAAACAAGGTTACCATAGTAAAAATACCGCACAAGCGCGATTACATGCATATTGATACGGTTTTTACACAGGTAAAACGTAATACCTGGGTGCTGCTGCGCTCATTAGCTATTGCCGAGACCGCACAGGAACAGGAAGAACCAATAGCCTGGTTTGCCGATAAAAAGAACAAAGACAAGCCCGAAATTGTACAGTTTGAAAATGGCAAAAAGCCAAAGGTATTTGATTGCTTAGAGAGCTTGCTGGATGATATAAGCCGTAACGACCTGCAAAGCCAGGAACCAACTAAGTTTATATACTCAGGTAACAACGAGTTTCCGTTTGATGCCCGCGAGCAATGGACAGATAGTTGCAACCTGCTGGCTTTAAAAGAGGGTGTGGTGTTGGGCTACGACCGTAACGACAAAACAGTAGGTGCCTTCAAGCAAAACGGTTTTAGTGTAATACACGTAAAGGAACTACTTCAAAAATTTGAAAACAACGAGCTTGACCCGCAGACCATGAAAGATACGCTGATTCTAATGCCATCTGCCGAGCTTTCGCGTGCCCGTGGTGGTTTTCATTGTATGAGCATGCCGCTACAACGAGATGCAATTTTGTAATCATTCGTTCACTGGTTCCTTAGTTCATTGGTAGGGATGCTTTGAACTATGCACCAATGAACTATTAAACAAATGAACTAATGAGCCAAAGTACCAGTAATATATTAATGATAAGGCCTGTAAACTTCGGGTTTAACGCGCAAACGGCCGGGAGCAATGCCTTTCAAAATCGCGACGAAGACCAGCAACTGGTGCAGCAAAAAGCACAGCAGGAGTTTGATAGCTTTGTAGCGGTTTTGCGTAGCAACGGTGTTAGTGTAACCGTAATACAAGATACGCCCGACCCGCATACACCGGATTCCATCTTTCCGAATAACTGGGTTTCGTTTCATAACAACGGCGATATATTCCTTTACCCTATGCAGGCCGAAAACCGCCGTTTAGAACGCAGGGAAGATATTATTAGGCAATTAGAAGATAGTTTTAAAGCTAATCATGTGGTAGACTTGAGCAGATTTGAAGCAAAAAAACAGTTTTTAGAAGGCACAGGCAGCATGGTGTTGGACAGGGAGAACAAAATAGCCTATGCCTGCCTGTCGCCCCGCACCAATGCCGAAGTGTTAAAGGCTTTTTGCGAGTATACAGGTTATAAAGCCATCACTTTTGATGCTTTTGACCAGCATGGACAAGCCATTTATCATACAAACGTGTTAATGGCCATTGGCAGTAATTTTGCAGTTATTTGTTTAGATAGTATAACTAATTTGTCTGAAAAAGAATTAGTTATACAATCATTAACAGCAACTAAAAAAGAAATAATTGACATCGGCTTTGCTCACATGAACAGTTTTGCAGGTAACATGCTGGAGGTGAAAAACAACAAAGGCGAAACACTGGTGGTGATGTCACAAAATGCTTATAATTCCTTAGCCGAAGATCAAAGAAACAGCCTTGGTCAATATGGAAAGCTTGTTTATGCAGATATCAATACCATTGAAACCAATGGTGGCGGCA
This portion of the Inquilinus sp. KBS0705 genome encodes:
- a CDS encoding penicillin-binding protein, which codes for MFRRIRNQYLRYFTIFIYFVIIFFCAIELNFLWLFGYSPDMRDIKTPTMSLSSEVYTADGKLIGRFYKENRSPVDFKSISPNLINALVATEDVRFYKHNGVDFYSFVTSMLSTAKGDRRGGSTITQQLAKNLFQTRKRKSQGLISHVPVIGTVVFKFKEWLTAFKIEHIYTKQQILTMYLNTVPFGNNSFGIKTATLRYFNKTPDAVNPAEAATLIGMLKATSTYNPKVYPERAIERRNVVLSQMEKNGYLNKADYAANVEKPIGLDLSYVDNTGQGDSYIRRAVEKWLDKWCKQNDYDLYEDGLKIYTTIDSKLQQYAEEAVAQKMKMLQKRFNNLWGNKNPWRDSKGVEIKDFLLKAEQRLPIYKLLSKKYNGDTTQINAYFTRKKKMNVFTWAGDRDTTFSSVDSIKYYTKILNTGMMTMEPSTGKIKVWVGGIDHKYFNYDHVNQSKRQAGSTFKPFAYVTALDNGFTPCDKFTDKPVTIKYTDNGKPDVWQPNNADFHFSYREMSLRWAMGKSVNSITAQVTEHVGWDKIVEYAHKIGIESPLKSVPSVSLGSNDVSVFEMVRAYSTFLNKGEKVDPLLVTKITDQRGDVIQEFTLKAERVLSEETAWLMLYMFRGGMEEPGGTSQALWEYPGLWKKNNQIGGKTGTSSDYVDGWYMGITKDLVTGIWVGADDRSVHFTTSETGEGSHTALPIFGAFMEKVYADPKSGYTYGPFPKPWVKITKEYMCPSPEIREDTTSTDSLSIPLDSAGLVPPAAPTTEENPDTKQPTP
- a CDS encoding GIY-YIG nuclease family protein, which codes for MKRFVYIITDRNRKNLHVGMCTDLLKTIKFYSEMPTLFFDSAQQLNRLVYFEEINTEAQAMERFKTVSTFTRPQKEKMIRPVNPDWVDLTIGLNFENGIKTRPYAFNARPSIQPVRRAVTF
- a CDS encoding tolB protein precursor — protein: MNKRYTINIPLKYFVVLVCLIAGSLFNQQAKAQYFGQNKVRYKNLKFQVFKTPHFEIYYYMKNDSLIKRFAQESELWYTLHQQIFRDTFSKPNPIILYNNHPDFQQTTAIDGEISVGTGGITEGLKNRVVMPVMETNQTTRHVLGHELVHAFQYHTLLGKDSSNFENIGNLPLWMIEGMAEYLSLGKKDAYTAMWMRDAYLNHDIPSVRDLTESNKYFPYRYGEAFWSYLGSTYGDTIIVPFFKNVARYGLDYGIRRTFGYDDKTLSRLWKNSIESTYKPLLKDTLQTPVGKRLIDEKVGGDLTVAPAVSPDGKYLAFLSSKSLFSIDLYLSDAKTGRVIKRLTSKISNTHIDEFNFIESAGAWSPDSKKFAFSVFSKGRNRMLVVDVPDGRILDDVSMGKAEQFSNLSWSPDGNNIVFQGLSEGQGDLYMYSFDSKKVTQLTNDKYSDYQPNFSRDGKKIIFSTDRATYDTKLSQEITFNLAELDLATRKVIDIKVFTGANNLNPVYSSDGSQVYFLSNRDGYRNMYRYTFSSGKVEQLTELFTGICGITEFSPALSLSATNDVVYSYYRKQKYAIYNANVSDFKPVVIEPGNTNFEAAMLPPTRSVGVDLINANLNNYLAYKKLPVDSIQAIPYKPKFKLDYLASNGIGASVGSYGTGLSSGVQGVFSDILGRNQIYAGAAVNGEIYDFGGQVVYINQQGRWNFGVGASHIPYQSGTYGYNITTIPYKDDKGNAIQLPVYEEHTDIIRTFEDAVQLFTSYPLSRSTRFEVGTGAARYSYRVDRYSYYYQYDSTTNAIGGVVDYRKHKISRDQFKNETGYDLKPFAIYHLNTALVGDNSVFGIAAPLDGYRYRLEAEYNFGTYQFFSPTIDLRKYVRVAPVTFAARLYGYGRFGNNNTQGLYPLYVGYPFLIRGYEAQSFYNSNSTPTNNFTIDQLSGNHIAVANFEMRLPFTGPEKLSVIKSKFLFSDLNIFFDAGLAWNNGDKIQAKLNPDFLGNVPVVDNNGAPVLDGNGNPTLTPKYSRVPALSAGISLRVNIFGYFVLEPYYAIPFNRSDVRKPVFGLTFAPGW
- the msrB gene encoding peptide-methionine (R)-S-oxide reductase MsrB, which gives rise to MKKSILAILIISICAAFGCDNSNGQTAKGQQEKRRLAKPDAEWKKTLTDNQYYIMVKQGTEPPYKNAYWNNHEKGVYVSAATGEVLFSSEDKFDSGTGWPSFVKAVDPNKVEIVRDNSFGMTRDEVVEKSTGLHLGHVFDDGPADRGGKRFCMNSGALKFIKK